One genomic segment of Misgurnus anguillicaudatus chromosome 23, ASM2758022v2, whole genome shotgun sequence includes these proteins:
- the LOC129453166 gene encoding beta-1,3-galactosyltransferase 2-like, which yields MELKICNRYHLPEDRSPHRCHIRRGFIFLIILTFLLSLVVYISDVSHMLPSTSSTLYKNMVKQIKLYYEVIPFEFPFARQTQTQQRSTTQNTPTVNSVHYHVAYPYNYQFIMDEPEKCLQQNPFLVLMVPVAPNQLKARNAIRSTWGNETTVRGKTVLTLFIVGLRDGPSSNETQQQLQEESRQHGDLLQSNFMDSYVNLTIKTMVIMDWLATRCPQASFAMKVDSDMFLNLENLMSLLLAPKTPKQNYITGMVMRGQTVIRDTNSKWYVPKELYPEPHYPVYLLGMGYVFSNDLPPKIVEASKEIKPFNIEDAYVGACLKRLEIQPSWPPDPSQFRAYLNKYNRDEFLKVITTILNSPQQLLDFWKDVKRSA from the coding sequence ATATCATCTGCCCGAGGATAGATCTCCACATAGATGTCACATTAGAAGAGGATTCATTTTCCTAATTATATTGACATTCTTACTGTCACTTGTTGTGTACATCTCTGATGTCTCTCACATGCTACCTTCGACCTCTAgcactttatataaaaacatggttaaacAGATAAAGTTGTATTATGAAGTAATTCCCTTCGAATTCCCTTTTGCACGTCAAACTCAAACTCAACAAAGGAGTACTACACAAAATACACCCACAGTAAACTCTGTGCATTATCACGTAGCTTATCCGTACAACTATCAGTTCATCATGGATGAACCTGAGAAATGTCTCCAGCAGAACCCATTCCTGGTCTTGATGGTCCCTGTGGCCCCCAATCAACTGAAGGCTCGGAACGCAATCCGGAGCACGTGGGGAAATGAGACCACGGTCCGTGGAAAAACAGTGCTGACTTTGTTCATCGTGGGTTTGCGTGATGGACCCAGTAGTAATGAAACACAACAACAGCTACAGGAGGAGAGCCGACAACATGGAGACCTACTGCAAAGCAACTTTATGGACTCGTACGTCAACCTGACCATAAAGACGATGGTAATCATGGACTGGTTGGCCACTCGCTGCCCTCAAGCGTCTTTTGCTATGAAGGTCGATTCTGACATGTTTTTGAACCTGGAGAATTTGATGAGCCTCCTTTTGGCCCCTAAAACACCCAAACAGAATTATATCACGGGCATGGTAATGAGAGGCCAAACTGTGATCAGAGACACAAACTCAAAATGGTACGTGCCAAAGGAGCTGTACCCAGAACCACACTACCCTGTATACTTGTTGGGAATGGGATATGTTTTCTCCAACGATCTTCCACCTAAAATAGTTGAGGCTTCCAAGGAGATAAAGCCTTTCAACATAGAGGATGCATATGTGGGTGCTTGTCTTAAGCGTTTAGAAATTCAACCCTCGTGGCCCCCAGACCCTTCTCAATTCAGAGCCTATTTAAATAAGTATAACCGGGATGAGTTTCTCAAGGTCATTACAACAATCCTGAATTCTCCTCAGCAACTACTTGATTTCTGGAAGGATGTTAAACGGTCTGCATGA